The Prionailurus viverrinus isolate Anna chromosome B4, UM_Priviv_1.0, whole genome shotgun sequence genome has a window encoding:
- the KCNA5 gene encoding potassium voltage-gated channel subfamily A member 5, with protein sequence MEIALVPLENGGAMTIRGGGEARAGCGQAIGGELQCPPTAGLGDGPKERAPKGRGAQRGVDPGGRPLPPLPQELPQPRRLPPEDEEGEGDPALGMAEDQMLGAGSLHHQRVLINISGLRFETQLGTLAQFPNTLLGDPAKRLRYFDPLRNEYFFDRNRPSFDGILYYYQSGGRLRRPVNVSLDVFADEIRFYQLGDEAMERFREDEGFIKEEEKPLPRNEFQRQVWLIFEYPESSGSARGIAIVSVLVILISIITFCLETLPEFRDERELLRHPPAPHQPPGPPRGANGSGALAPPSGPTVAPLLPRTLADPFFIVETTCVIWFTFELLVRFFACPSKAEFSRNIMNIIDVVAIFPYFITLGTELAEQQPGGGGGGGQNGQQAMSLAILRVIRLVRVFRIFKLSRHSKGLQILGKTLQASMRELGLLIFFLFIGVILFSSAVYFAEADNQETHFSSIPDAFWWAVVTMTTVGYGDMRPVTVGGKIVGSLCAIAGVLTIALPVPVIVSNFNYFYHRETDHEEQAALKEEQGSQSHGAGLDSGGPRKASWSKGSLCKPGVSLENADGARRGSCPLEKCNLKAKSNVDLRRSLYALCLDTSRETDL encoded by the coding sequence aTGGAGATCGCCCTGGTGCCCCTGGAGAACGGCGGTGCCATGACCATTAGAGGAGGAGGTGAGGCCCGGGCAGGCTGTGGCCAGGCCATAGGGGGAGAGCTCCAGTGCCCCCCGACGGCTGGGCTCGGCGATGGACCCAAAGAGCGGGCTCCAAAGGGGCGCGGCGCGCAGAGGGGAGTGGACCCGGGAGGGCGGCCTTTGCCGCCGCTGCCACAGGAGCTGCCACAGCCTCGACGGCTGCCACCGGAGGACGAGGAGGGAGAAGGCGACCCTGCCTTGGGCATGGCAGAGGACCAGATGCTGGGCGCGGGGTCCCTTCACCACCAACGCGTCCTTATAAACATCTCCGGGCTGCGCTTCGAGACGCAGCTGGGCACGCTGGCGCAGTTCCCTAATACCCTCCTGGGGGACCCAGCCAAGCGCCTGCGCTACTTCGACCCCCTGAGGAACGAGTACTTCTTCGACCGCAACCGGCCGAGCTTCGATGGCATCCTCTACTACTACCAGTCGGGGGGCCGCCTGCGGAGGCCGGTCAACGTCTCCCTGGACGTGTTCGCAGATGAGATCCGCTTCTACCAGCTGGGGGATGAGGCCATGGAGCGCTTCCGGGAGGACGAGGGCTTCATTAAAGAAGAGGAGAAGCCCCTGCCCCGCAACGAGTTCCAACGCCAGGTGTGGCTTATCTTTGAATATCCAGAAAGCTCGGGGTCCGCGAGGGGCATCGCCATCGTCTCGGTCTTGGTCATTCTCATCTCTATCATCACCTTCTGCTTGGAGACCTTACCTGAGTTCAGGGATGAACGCGAGCTGCTCCGCCATCCTCCCGCGCCCCACCAGCCTCCTGGGCCACCCCGGGGGGCGAATGGCAGCGGGGCTCTGGCGCCTCCCTCTGGCCCTACGGTGGCACCTCTCCTGCCTAGGACCCTGGCAGACCCCTTCTTTATTGTAGAGACCACTTGTGTCATCTGGTTCACTTTCGAGCTGCTTGTACGCTTCTTCGCCTGCCCCAGCAAAGCAGAGTTCTCTCGGAACATTATGAACATCATCGATGTTGTGGCCATCTTCCCTTACTTCATCACCTTGGGCACTGAGCTGGCAGAGCAACAgccagggggtggaggaggaggtggccagAATGGGCAGCAGGCCATGTCCCTGGCCATCCTCAGGGTGATCCGCCTGGTCCGGGTGTTCCGCATCTTCAAGCTGTCCCGCCACTCCAAGGGGCTGCAGATCCTGGGCAAGACCTTGCAGGCTTCCATGCGGGAGCTGGGTCTgctcatcttcttcctcttcatcgGGGTCATCCTCTTCTCCAGTGCCGTCTACTTCGCAGAGGCTGACAACCAGGAGACCCACTTTTCCAGCATCCCGGATGCCTTCTGGTGGGCAGTAGTCACGATGACCACGGTAGGCTATGGGGACATGAGGCCTGTCACTGTAGGGGGCAAGATCGTGGGCTCGCTGTGTGCCATCGCTGGGGTCCTCACCATCGCCCTGCCTGTGCCGGTCATTGTCTCCAACTTCAACTACTTCTACCACCGGGAGACAGACCACGAGGAGCAGGCAGCTCTTAAGGAAGAGCAGGGCAGCCAGAGCCATGGGGCAGGGCTGGACAGTGGAGGCCCTCGGAAGGCCAGCTGGAGCAAAGGGTCCCTGTGCAAGCCTGGGGTGTCCCTGGAGAATGCAGACGGAGCCAGAAGGGGCAGCTGCCCCCTGGAAAAATGTAACCTCAAGGCCAAGAGCAATGTGGACTTGCGGAGGTCCCTCTATGCCCTCTGCCTGGACACGAGCCGGGAAACGGATTTGTAA